One Rhodoferax ferrireducens T118 DNA segment encodes these proteins:
- a CDS encoding glycosyltransferase family 32 protein, translated as MQQEPDSPAQHQQRSEFIRKLVQRKSREHCITDQFVHPAPKTIVQFWHDLQHLPSDIEECISSWTHWQTSGFTHKLFDEYAAKTFIGCSLGERYVRAFERCYHPAMQSDYFRLCYLLVEGGGYIDADDVCVGTDIGWLFEDGCLKLQPLCYDIASGSMVKPSVFLSVDAYDPSWIFYFNNNPLVACTGHPIIEHALNQATRILELADDGVLPEIQATTGPGNLTKSIFDLGMTLGDGIENHLVILSDWDSLAVSQWPLIHRGDARNWRLSNQKRFDPGQIDPE; from the coding sequence ATGCAACAGGAGCCCGACAGCCCCGCGCAGCATCAGCAGCGCTCGGAGTTCATCAGAAAGCTGGTTCAACGCAAGTCACGTGAGCACTGCATCACAGATCAATTCGTGCATCCGGCGCCCAAAACTATCGTGCAGTTTTGGCATGACCTTCAGCATTTGCCCAGCGACATCGAGGAATGTATCTCTTCATGGACCCATTGGCAGACGAGCGGTTTTACACACAAGCTATTTGACGAGTATGCGGCCAAGACTTTCATCGGTTGTTCATTGGGAGAGAGGTATGTGCGCGCCTTCGAACGTTGCTATCACCCGGCAATGCAGTCCGACTACTTCAGGCTTTGCTATCTATTAGTTGAAGGAGGGGGCTATATCGATGCGGACGATGTATGTGTTGGGACTGACATAGGTTGGCTGTTCGAAGACGGTTGCCTCAAACTTCAGCCCCTTTGCTACGACATTGCTTCAGGGTCTATGGTGAAGCCGTCCGTGTTTCTTTCTGTTGACGCCTATGACCCGAGTTGGATTTTCTACTTCAACAACAATCCACTGGTTGCATGCACAGGTCATCCAATTATCGAACACGCACTTAACCAGGCAACAAGGATTCTTGAACTCGCGGACGATGGCGTGTTGCCAGAGATTCAGGCGACGACCGGGCCGGGAAATCTAACTAAATCGATTTTCGATCTCGGGATGACATTGGGAGACGGTATTGAGAACCATCTAGTCATATTGAGTGACTGGGACTCGCTTGCCGTCTCGCAATGGCCACTAATTCATCGCGGTGATGCGAGAAACTGGCGGCTTTCCAATCAGAAAAGATTCGATCCAGGACAGATAGACCCCGAATGA
- the arsD gene encoding arsenite efflux transporter metallochaperone ArsD — protein MKKVQVFDPALCCSSGVCGTDVDQALVTFSADVDWAQQNGLQIERFNLAQQPMAFADSAVVKGLLERSGEAALPITLVDGEVAFAGRYPTRDDLGRWLGAVASASELPAADPQAAPSGNCCSGGACC, from the coding sequence ATGAAAAAAGTGCAAGTATTTGACCCGGCCCTGTGTTGCAGCAGCGGCGTTTGCGGCACCGACGTTGACCAGGCCTTGGTCACTTTCTCGGCCGACGTCGATTGGGCCCAACAAAATGGGCTGCAAATTGAACGCTTCAACCTGGCGCAGCAGCCCATGGCCTTTGCCGACAGTGCGGTGGTGAAGGGTCTGCTGGAGCGCTCGGGTGAGGCCGCCTTGCCGATCACACTGGTGGACGGTGAAGTGGCTTTTGCCGGGCGTTATCCCACGCGTGATGACCTGGGCCGATGGCTGGGTGCCGTGGCATCAGCTTCTGAATTGCCCGCTGCTGACCCGCAAGCCGCGCCCTCCGGCAACTGCTGCTCGGGTGGTGCTTGCTGCTAA
- a CDS encoding cysteine-rich CWC family protein: MQETEPIDPTRCPLCGQSNQCAGQVERVTGIKQPPCWCNQAQFSADLLASIPAHARRKACICAACVQAGN; encoded by the coding sequence ATGCAAGAAACCGAGCCCATTGACCCCACGCGCTGCCCGCTGTGCGGGCAATCCAACCAATGCGCCGGGCAGGTGGAACGTGTGACCGGCATCAAGCAGCCACCGTGCTGGTGCAACCAGGCCCAGTTCTCGGCCGACCTGCTCGCCAGCATCCCGGCGCACGCGCGCCGCAAGGCTTGTATTTGCGCCGCCTGCGTCCAGGCTGGCAATTAG
- the arsA gene encoding arsenical pump-driving ATPase, whose amino-acid sequence MKFLDQAPRFLFFTGKGGVGKTSIACASALELTRLNKRVLLVSTDPASNVGQVFGIRIGNQITNVAEVPNLSALEIDPQAAAQAYRDRIVGPVRGVLPDAVVKGIEEQLSGACTTEIAAFDEFTALLTDGALTQNFDHIIFDTAPTGHTIRMLQLPGAWSGFLEDGKGDASCLGPLAGLEKQRTQYKAAVDALADPLKTRLILVARAQAATLNEAARTHGELAGIGLSKQYLVINGVFPESETVHDALAQAIFDREQAVLANLPDALRDLPTDQIGLKAFNLVGLAPLRQLLAAAEPAVPTAADVPPGAPPISAPSLASLVEAIAREGHGLVMLMGKGGVGKTTLAAAVAVELATRSLPVHLTTSDPAAHLMETLDGTLEHLTVSRIDPHEVTEHYRAQVLASKGAKLDAAGRAVLEEDLRSPCTEEIAVFQAFSRVIREAGKKFVVMDTAPTGHTLLLLDATGAYHRDVARQMGSSGRHFTTPMMQLQDPRQTKVLIVTLAETTPVLEAANLQTDLRRAGIEPWAWVINNSVAAAAVTSPLLQARAHNELREIAAVATHHASRYALVPLLKDEPIGMQRLQLLSKQGA is encoded by the coding sequence ATGAAATTCCTTGATCAAGCCCCGCGTTTTTTGTTCTTCACCGGCAAGGGCGGTGTCGGCAAAACATCCATCGCCTGCGCCAGCGCACTGGAACTCACACGCTTGAACAAACGCGTCTTGCTGGTCAGCACCGACCCAGCCTCCAACGTGGGGCAGGTGTTTGGCATCCGCATCGGCAACCAGATCACCAACGTGGCTGAGGTGCCAAATTTGAGCGCCCTGGAGATCGACCCGCAAGCGGCTGCCCAAGCCTACCGCGACCGCATCGTCGGCCCGGTGCGCGGGGTGCTGCCTGATGCCGTGGTCAAGGGCATTGAAGAGCAGCTCTCGGGCGCCTGCACCACCGAGATTGCCGCGTTTGACGAATTCACTGCGCTGCTCACGGATGGCGCGCTCACGCAGAATTTTGACCACATCATTTTCGACACCGCCCCGACCGGCCACACCATCCGTATGTTGCAGTTGCCCGGTGCCTGGAGCGGTTTTCTGGAAGACGGCAAGGGCGACGCCTCTTGCCTGGGCCCACTGGCAGGACTTGAAAAGCAGCGCACCCAGTACAAGGCGGCGGTGGATGCCCTGGCCGACCCATTGAAAACCCGTCTGATCCTTGTGGCACGGGCGCAAGCAGCTACTTTAAATGAAGCAGCCCGCACGCATGGCGAGCTGGCGGGTATTGGCCTGTCGAAGCAGTATCTGGTGATCAACGGTGTGTTCCCGGAGTCCGAAACCGTCCACGATGCGCTGGCACAGGCTATTTTTGATCGCGAGCAGGCCGTGTTGGCGAACTTGCCTGACGCGTTGCGCGACTTGCCCACCGATCAAATCGGACTCAAGGCGTTTAATCTGGTCGGGCTGGCGCCTTTGCGTCAGCTGCTGGCGGCGGCCGAACCCGCAGTGCCGACGGCAGCGGACGTACCGCCTGGTGCACCCCCTATCAGCGCTCCCAGCCTGGCCTCCCTGGTCGAGGCCATAGCGCGGGAGGGCCACGGGCTGGTCATGCTGATGGGCAAAGGCGGCGTCGGTAAAACCACGCTCGCTGCGGCTGTCGCAGTGGAGCTGGCCACGCGCAGCCTGCCCGTGCACCTGACGACCTCCGACCCGGCCGCGCACCTGATGGAAACGCTGGACGGCACGCTGGAACATCTGACGGTCAGCCGCATCGACCCGCATGAAGTCACCGAGCACTACCGCGCGCAAGTGCTGGCCAGCAAAGGGGCCAAGCTCGATGCCGCTGGCCGCGCCGTGCTGGAAGAAGACCTGCGCTCGCCCTGCACGGAAGAAATCGCGGTGTTCCAGGCCTTCTCGCGCGTGATCCGTGAGGCTGGCAAGAAGTTTGTGGTGATGGACACCGCGCCTACCGGTCACACGCTGCTGCTGCTCGACGCCACCGGCGCCTACCACCGCGACGTCGCGCGCCAGATGGGCAGCAGCGGCAGGCACTTCACCACGCCCATGATGCAGTTGCAGGACCCCAGGCAAACCAAGGTGCTGATCGTCACGCTGGCCGAGACCACGCCGGTGCTGGAGGCGGCCAATCTGCAAACCGATTTGCGTCGCGCCGGCATTGAGCCCTGGGCCTGGGTCATCAACAACAGTGTCGCGGCAGCTGCCGTGACATCGCCTTTGCTACAAGCACGAGCTCACAACGAGTTGCGTGAGATTGCGGCCGTTGCGACCCACCACGCCAGTCGCTATGCGCTGGTACCGCTCTTGAAAGACGAACCGATTGGCATGCAGCGGCTGCAACTTTTGTCAAAACAAGGAGCGTGA
- the arsB gene encoding ACR3 family arsenite efflux transporter gives MSAQCEVTGKRAAGAPMSVFERYLTVWVFLCIVAGIALGQVLPDVFQAIGRMEVAKVNLPVGVLIWVMIIPMLLKVDFSALREVGKHVRGIGVTLFVNWLVKPFSMAFLGWLFIRHLFAPLLPPDQIDSYIAGLILLAAAPCTAMVFVWSRLTNGDPLFTLSQVALNDGIMIVAYAPLVAFLLGLSAITVPWATLLISVGLYIVIPVIIAQLLRRSLLGRGQTAFDAAMEKMGPWSIAALLATLVLLFAFQGEAILKQPLIIALLAVPILIQVFFNSGLAYLLNRALGEKHNIACPSALIGASNFFELAVAAAISLFGFNSGAALATVVGVLIEVPVMLLVVHIVNNSKGWYERG, from the coding sequence ATGAGTGCCCAATGTGAAGTGACTGGCAAACGCGCGGCTGGTGCACCGATGAGTGTGTTTGAGCGCTATCTGACGGTGTGGGTGTTTTTGTGCATCGTCGCGGGCATTGCGCTGGGCCAGGTGCTGCCAGACGTGTTTCAGGCCATTGGGCGCATGGAAGTGGCCAAGGTCAACTTGCCGGTGGGCGTTCTGATCTGGGTGATGATCATCCCGATGCTGCTCAAGGTCGATTTTTCCGCCCTGCGCGAGGTGGGCAAACACGTGCGCGGCATCGGTGTCACGCTGTTCGTGAATTGGCTGGTCAAGCCCTTCAGCATGGCGTTTCTGGGCTGGTTGTTTATTCGTCACCTGTTTGCACCGCTGCTGCCGCCAGATCAGATCGACAGCTACATTGCCGGTTTGATTTTGCTGGCCGCCGCGCCGTGCACCGCCATGGTCTTCGTCTGGAGCCGTCTCACCAACGGCGACCCGCTTTTCACCCTGTCGCAAGTGGCCTTGAACGACGGCATCATGATCGTGGCCTATGCGCCGCTGGTGGCGTTTTTGCTCGGTCTCTCGGCCATCACCGTGCCATGGGCCACGCTGCTGATCTCGGTCGGGCTGTACATTGTGATTCCGGTCATCATCGCCCAGCTTTTGCGCAGGTCGCTGCTGGGCCGGGGCCAGACGGCGTTCGATGCGGCGATGGAAAAAATGGGTCCGTGGTCGATTGCCGCACTGCTGGCCACGCTGGTGCTGCTGTTTGCGTTTCAGGGCGAGGCCATTTTGAAGCAGCCGCTCATCATTGCCCTGCTGGCGGTGCCGATTTTGATCCAGGTGTTTTTCAACTCAGGCCTGGCCTATCTGCTCAACCGCGCGCTGGGCGAGAAGCACAATATCGCCTGCCCGTCCGCCTTGATCGGGGCCTCCAATTTCTTCGAGCTGGCCGTGGCGGCAGCCATCAGCCTGTTTGGCTTCAATTCCGGTGCGGCACTGGCCACGGTGGTCGGTGTGCTGATTGAGGTGCCGGTGATGCTGCTGGTGGTACACATTGTCAACAACTCGAAAGGGTGGTACGAGAGAGGCTAA
- a CDS encoding family 16 glycosylhydrolase, giving the protein MNVSKPLGSALRLLHALFLQFRSRLPRQKCLKFISSSDVPQSGISPIFVINLDRQPARWTDMVRELDRVLDSSGKPLSERVVRYSACDAQTCPPDSLDGADVDPFYTLGDQLFVEPQPLAVPDAFDLERPIRMTQAEIAVARSHIGVWRAFVASSESYALVLEDDVWFERGFGRILEQAWREMEDAHPAVPIFDVLYVSYNEVRYGAPKEILSKNVFRPERGLWYLSGYVLSKRGAQALLDLLPCRGPVDLWINQKFHELKVRALRRSVINQRRDLHSTNSYSILPALSGIGILDSGDAALFHRWPTHAPVFAFGVPGSGLSSLAMALSMLGYRCCSDFDRLPECELERLLAGRADRVFDAYVNIDSLRPQILRLIQHYPEAKYIVIDDIVTSASRHNDAILGALEGADVLHLHREQTSSWRALCQHLKLAPPDAPYPAVHDIGLRKHHPAQRDGEMAAPAKWLRHDPSPWIAKRRANWAGIGAGVDESPESSVPLRMCFEDDLAQIDSARWLQRNDTFPGNLGLFRHANVTASASGGLSLSVIEERLGVRNFSAAAISSRACFLFGRFEAILQATSVPGLVTGFFLHRDSPRQEIDVEILGNQPDQLLVNVFYNPGGERTKFDYGYRGTPAVIKLGFDASRALHRFAIEWTPNEIRWFVDQKLVHCRATWNPTPIPHLPMTLHVNTWPARSREFAGRLAVRALPASSLLHRVAVDAYIADAQSL; this is encoded by the coding sequence ATGAATGTTTCAAAACCGCTGGGTTCGGCACTGCGCCTTCTCCATGCCTTGTTCTTGCAATTCCGATCCCGCTTACCGCGGCAGAAGTGTCTTAAGTTCATAAGTTCCTCAGACGTTCCGCAGTCGGGAATCAGTCCAATCTTCGTTATCAATTTGGACAGACAGCCTGCACGTTGGACTGATATGGTGCGCGAACTCGATCGTGTTCTGGACTCGTCCGGTAAGCCCCTTTCGGAGCGCGTAGTGCGGTACTCGGCATGTGACGCGCAGACCTGCCCTCCAGATTCTCTTGATGGCGCCGATGTTGATCCGTTTTATACCCTCGGTGACCAACTTTTCGTCGAACCTCAACCTCTCGCAGTCCCGGATGCGTTCGATTTGGAGCGTCCGATTCGGATGACTCAAGCCGAGATAGCCGTGGCGCGCTCGCACATCGGCGTTTGGAGAGCGTTCGTGGCGTCTAGTGAGTCCTACGCACTAGTGCTTGAGGACGATGTCTGGTTTGAGCGTGGCTTTGGGCGGATTCTCGAGCAAGCGTGGCGCGAGATGGAGGATGCCCACCCCGCCGTTCCAATATTTGATGTCCTGTACGTGTCCTACAACGAGGTGCGATACGGTGCTCCAAAGGAAATACTTTCGAAGAATGTGTTTCGCCCCGAGCGGGGTCTTTGGTACCTTTCCGGTTACGTTCTTTCGAAGAGAGGGGCTCAGGCGCTACTTGATCTCCTGCCGTGTCGTGGCCCAGTTGACCTCTGGATTAATCAGAAGTTTCACGAACTGAAAGTACGCGCGTTGCGCCGCTCGGTAATCAACCAACGTCGGGATCTTCATTCGACGAATTCGTACTCGATCCTGCCGGCGCTGAGTGGAATTGGGATTCTTGATAGCGGTGACGCCGCGCTGTTTCATCGGTGGCCAACCCATGCTCCGGTTTTCGCATTCGGCGTCCCTGGATCTGGGCTGTCATCGCTTGCCATGGCTTTGTCGATGCTTGGTTATCGCTGCTGCAGCGATTTTGATAGGCTCCCGGAGTGCGAGTTAGAGAGACTGCTTGCAGGTCGTGCTGATCGCGTTTTCGATGCTTACGTCAACATAGATTCGCTAAGACCGCAGATACTGAGACTCATTCAGCACTACCCAGAGGCCAAGTACATAGTGATCGACGACATAGTGACGTCTGCTAGTCGCCACAATGACGCCATACTAGGCGCCCTTGAAGGGGCTGATGTCCTGCATCTGCATCGCGAACAGACAAGCAGTTGGCGGGCACTTTGCCAGCACTTAAAGCTGGCGCCACCGGACGCACCATACCCGGCTGTTCACGACATTGGGTTGCGGAAGCACCATCCAGCACAGCGCGACGGGGAAATGGCCGCTCCTGCAAAATGGCTTCGTCACGATCCTTCGCCGTGGATTGCGAAGCGACGTGCAAATTGGGCGGGAATCGGCGCGGGTGTTGATGAGAGTCCAGAGTCGTCAGTTCCCTTGCGGATGTGCTTCGAGGACGATCTCGCCCAAATCGATTCCGCGCGATGGCTTCAGCGAAATGACACTTTCCCAGGGAACCTCGGACTCTTTCGTCATGCTAACGTCACTGCATCGGCGAGCGGTGGCCTCTCACTTTCAGTAATTGAGGAGCGACTTGGTGTTCGTAATTTTAGTGCAGCCGCTATCTCGAGTCGCGCATGTTTCCTATTCGGGCGCTTTGAAGCGATATTGCAAGCTACGAGTGTTCCGGGGCTCGTGACCGGGTTCTTTCTGCACCGCGACTCACCCCGACAGGAGATCGATGTAGAAATACTAGGGAATCAGCCAGACCAGCTATTAGTCAATGTCTTCTACAACCCTGGCGGCGAGAGGACCAAGTTTGACTACGGGTATCGGGGAACGCCCGCCGTCATCAAGTTGGGATTCGACGCGTCAAGGGCCTTGCATCGATTCGCGATCGAATGGACTCCCAACGAGATCAGGTGGTTCGTGGACCAAAAGTTGGTTCACTGTCGCGCAACATGGAACCCCACACCGATTCCACACCTACCGATGACGTTACACGTAAATACTTGGCCGGCCCGCTCAAGAGAGTTCGCAGGCCGGCTAGCAGTCCGCGCACTACCTGCTTCATCGTTGCTGCATCGAGTCGCGGTTGATGCCTACATCGCGGACGCTCAGTCTCTTTAA
- a CDS encoding arsenate reductase ArsC, whose product MNILFLCTGNSCRSILAEATFNHLAPKGWHAMSAGSHPSGYVHPRSLALLAREGIATAGSASKSWDNLPQTPDIVVTVCANAAGEVCPAYLGPVLRTHWGVEDPVHAVGTDAEIDAAFMTAYRILRARIEAFLALPLDALQHYPQKLKVELDHIGTLLPG is encoded by the coding sequence ATGAATATTCTCTTTTTGTGTACCGGTAATTCCTGCCGCTCGATCCTGGCCGAGGCCACGTTCAATCACCTGGCACCCAAAGGCTGGCACGCCATGAGCGCGGGCAGTCACCCCAGCGGCTATGTGCATCCGCGCTCACTGGCCTTGCTGGCGCGTGAGGGCATTGCGACTGCAGGCTCTGCCAGCAAGTCGTGGGACAACTTGCCGCAAACGCCAGACATTGTGGTTACCGTGTGTGCCAACGCCGCCGGTGAAGTCTGCCCGGCTTACCTGGGCCCGGTGTTGCGCACCCACTGGGGTGTCGAGGACCCGGTGCACGCCGTCGGCACCGACGCAGAAATTGATGCCGCCTTCATGACGGCCTACCGCATCTTGCGCGCGCGCATTGAAGCTTTTTTGGCGCTGCCGCTGGATGCGCTGCAGCACTACCCGCAAAAGCTCAAGGTCGAGCTGGATCACATTGGCACTTTGCTGCCGGGTTGA
- a CDS encoding ArsR/SmtB family transcription factor: MDKSLAITIFESLASGVRLDIYRLLVKTGPQGLVAGEIGSALEVPPTNLSFHLKALAHAQLVSVVQEGRYQRYRANLALMQELIGYLTAECCAGHPEQCAEICLAPVCA; encoded by the coding sequence ATGGACAAATCACTCGCCATCACCATTTTTGAATCGCTCGCCTCGGGTGTGCGCCTGGATATTTACCGTCTGCTGGTCAAAACCGGGCCGCAGGGTTTGGTGGCGGGAGAAATTGGCAGCGCGCTGGAGGTGCCGCCGACCAATCTGTCGTTTCACCTGAAGGCCTTGGCGCACGCGCAGCTTGTGTCAGTGGTGCAGGAAGGGCGTTATCAAAGGTACCGCGCCAACCTGGCATTGATGCAAGAGCTGATCGGCTATCTGACCGCCGAGTGCTGCGCCGGCCACCCCGAGCAGTGCGCCGAGATTTGCCTGGCGCCGGTTTGCGCCTGA